From a single Tistrella bauzanensis genomic region:
- a CDS encoding hemagglutinin protein: MTTPAEPVFDQAAAGSEIYWLNGGDRRAGFRASATTSFAASITLTESWTDGMGLWFWLDADPGDDAAFATALDIYLGLLPPARGPRTIWISGAAHGFEDWRSSQLSMVRSGDTTAVVTGTIIELGGIRLVLGAGSTVTVNSDAEQGWILKLAGNPALSFVTGEGLFDASQGWAGLAYVPGHVGCVMWTLDLPAPDGDTATGIDQLGASLRFFGPDPVAGDGTVRVLAVQPLRQSQAFTLHCSVDPLAPLDPARTRFGLLPFGAAATTVPSFATGYVTARGYGVTLAPRNTASATPPGFVMAIQPLVTGVVDGPFADVPVVYYLTPDGDFDLTPVNTDGQIVTASLDALGRDDLDAAPAERLLCGTTGLDYVGLAQSSGTVMSFRAGRPAYAPPFLSPMLDIVRAMDLDEAAPPALTGLGTTAWSWISGTSAARYYAQPEDAPFYTGGSAGFLNYLEISAATLTTDDPEPCFPMVGYAGLDEAQAAFATEIEARGVAPERRRQIGLLTGTQWLPAALRGAPLQLPETTIPAVSPPGLAIGYAGDDVPWAWLAVGNTGTSPDGLPDLRFTAVDGAFRQALLTNRLFMVLGSADTVLANGSVAYQLTPASLGLIQALPPEKGVPADIYTAIANAVRAAGYPVYPTETAFNAMLTGAAPTITTEQMLVFQRFAGLLSPAIGDWLFRLSPRNWAAPDREGPKNARLIFKFVSGRSLADLVADTSGWSWPEASSDDGKAATARDDIQSIIRTARQSVAIAREKKIASPYDRFVEVIDDPYWAGVLALSVEVPLDTLPEPLQPLAAGIDPGGFYAHHLGLTATSFTSEGGRIDFDITSSFGLIDYQNPIDQYFSSDIAFAFRVQQLTVGFENGKLASFTSSAQLMVNRLFGTETRLFPSEHGNNIILDGVYQSERNDGGSSRDTYVFAMRDAGAFQLALGQLMEVGVDQTRLVTLRAADPASGNTTVSAAFQMTGRLRFAEPANFDPFCWGPPAATDSGGVDAFTAAMAAVDEAEADASSLGLAYSNYAITMSFSLSDPSTVIFTVADSNMALDTANSVARENSLFARFPLRLTGLMATPDPAVTGGPPSTRDPDAAGFVSISAPIQQGKLTQPWYGLVYEVELGTLGALAGSVGLTVRLLAAWSPAGGEKGLPAIYFGVALPGVERMLGVSLPLQGILDIGFRTIQFTTYTDGQNRRQYLMRLRDFGLHVLGLSFPPGHNDITLFGNPDQTSNTKLGWYAAYDNGKGKDEGNKTAANAAALPAPRGTTAARLPRRRLPTDEARQMIRAARPARIAAAPPCEETSVDDGSSDGTAA; the protein is encoded by the coding sequence ATGACCACCCCGGCCGAACCCGTCTTCGACCAGGCGGCGGCCGGGTCCGAGATCTACTGGCTGAACGGCGGTGACCGGCGCGCGGGGTTCCGTGCCTCGGCCACCACCAGCTTCGCTGCCAGCATCACCCTGACCGAAAGCTGGACCGACGGCATGGGCCTGTGGTTCTGGCTGGATGCGGATCCGGGCGACGACGCAGCCTTCGCCACCGCCCTCGATATCTATCTGGGCCTGCTGCCGCCGGCACGCGGACCGCGCACGATCTGGATCAGCGGCGCCGCCCATGGCTTTGAGGACTGGCGGTCGAGCCAGTTGTCGATGGTGCGCAGCGGCGACACCACCGCCGTCGTCACCGGCACGATCATCGAGTTGGGCGGCATCCGCCTGGTGCTGGGCGCCGGCAGCACGGTGACGGTGAATTCCGATGCCGAACAGGGCTGGATCCTGAAACTGGCCGGCAATCCCGCGCTCAGTTTCGTCACCGGCGAGGGCCTGTTCGATGCATCACAGGGCTGGGCCGGCCTCGCCTATGTTCCGGGCCATGTCGGCTGCGTGATGTGGACGCTGGATCTGCCGGCACCCGATGGCGACACCGCTACCGGCATCGACCAGCTTGGCGCCAGCCTGCGCTTCTTCGGCCCCGATCCGGTCGCGGGCGATGGCACGGTCAGGGTGCTGGCGGTGCAGCCGTTGCGCCAGAGCCAGGCCTTCACGCTGCATTGCTCGGTCGATCCGCTGGCACCGCTCGATCCGGCCCGCACCCGGTTCGGCCTGCTGCCGTTCGGCGCCGCCGCCACCACGGTGCCGTCCTTCGCCACCGGTTACGTCACCGCGCGCGGCTATGGCGTGACGCTGGCGCCGCGCAACACCGCCAGCGCAACACCGCCGGGCTTCGTGATGGCGATACAGCCGCTGGTCACCGGCGTGGTCGACGGACCCTTCGCCGACGTGCCGGTGGTGTATTACCTGACCCCCGACGGCGATTTCGATCTGACACCGGTCAACACCGACGGCCAGATCGTCACCGCCTCGCTCGACGCGCTGGGCCGCGACGATCTGGACGCGGCACCGGCCGAACGCCTGCTCTGCGGCACCACCGGGCTCGATTATGTCGGACTGGCCCAGAGCAGCGGCACGGTGATGAGCTTCCGCGCCGGCAGGCCCGCCTATGCGCCGCCGTTTCTGTCGCCGATGCTCGACATCGTCCGCGCCATGGACCTCGACGAGGCCGCACCACCGGCGCTGACCGGCCTTGGCACCACAGCCTGGAGCTGGATCAGCGGCACCAGCGCCGCGCGCTATTACGCCCAGCCGGAAGACGCGCCGTTCTATACCGGCGGCAGCGCCGGCTTTCTCAATTACCTGGAAATCTCGGCCGCGACGCTCACCACCGACGATCCCGAACCCTGCTTTCCCATGGTCGGCTATGCCGGGCTCGACGAGGCCCAGGCCGCATTCGCAACCGAGATCGAGGCGCGCGGCGTCGCCCCCGAACGCCGGCGCCAGATCGGCCTCTTGACCGGCACCCAGTGGCTGCCAGCGGCCCTGCGCGGCGCGCCCCTGCAACTGCCGGAGACCACCATCCCGGCGGTGTCGCCGCCGGGCCTCGCCATCGGCTATGCTGGCGACGACGTGCCCTGGGCCTGGCTCGCGGTCGGCAACACCGGCACCTCGCCCGACGGGTTGCCAGATCTGCGGTTCACGGCAGTGGATGGCGCCTTCCGTCAGGCGCTGCTGACCAACCGCCTGTTCATGGTGCTGGGCTCGGCCGACACCGTGCTGGCCAACGGCTCGGTCGCCTATCAGCTCACCCCCGCCTCTCTGGGCCTGATCCAGGCGCTGCCGCCGGAAAAGGGTGTGCCGGCCGATATCTATACCGCCATCGCCAATGCGGTGCGCGCCGCCGGCTATCCGGTCTATCCCACCGAAACCGCGTTCAACGCCATGCTGACCGGCGCCGCCCCCACCATCACCACCGAACAGATGCTGGTCTTCCAGCGCTTCGCCGGCCTGTTGTCGCCGGCGATCGGCGACTGGCTGTTCCGGTTGAGCCCGCGCAACTGGGCGGCCCCCGATCGCGAAGGGCCGAAGAATGCCCGGTTGATCTTCAAATTCGTCAGCGGCCGCAGCCTGGCGGATCTGGTCGCCGACACCTCGGGTTGGAGCTGGCCCGAAGCCTCGTCGGACGACGGCAAGGCCGCGACCGCCCGTGACGACATCCAGAGCATCATCCGCACCGCGCGGCAATCGGTGGCAATCGCGCGCGAGAAGAAGATCGCCTCGCCCTATGACCGCTTCGTCGAGGTGATCGACGATCCATACTGGGCGGGCGTGCTGGCGCTGTCGGTCGAGGTGCCGCTCGACACCCTGCCGGAACCCTTGCAGCCGCTTGCCGCCGGCATCGACCCCGGCGGGTTCTATGCCCATCATCTGGGCCTGACCGCGACCTCGTTCACCTCCGAGGGCGGCCGGATCGATTTCGACATCACGTCGAGCTTCGGTCTGATCGACTATCAGAATCCGATCGATCAGTATTTCTCCAGCGACATCGCCTTCGCCTTCCGGGTGCAACAGCTCACCGTGGGCTTCGAGAACGGCAAGCTGGCCAGCTTCACCAGTTCGGCGCAGTTGATGGTCAACCGGCTGTTCGGCACCGAAACCCGGCTGTTCCCCAGCGAACACGGCAACAACATCATCCTCGACGGCGTCTATCAGTCGGAACGCAATGATGGCGGGTCGTCGCGCGACACCTATGTCTTCGCGATGCGCGATGCCGGCGCCTTCCAACTCGCCCTTGGCCAGTTGATGGAGGTGGGCGTCGACCAGACCCGGCTGGTCACCCTGCGCGCCGCCGACCCGGCCAGCGGCAACACCACGGTCAGCGCCGCCTTCCAGATGACCGGCCGGCTGCGCTTCGCGGAACCCGCCAATTTCGACCCGTTCTGCTGGGGGCCGCCCGCCGCCACCGATAGCGGCGGTGTGGACGCGTTCACCGCCGCGATGGCCGCCGTCGACGAAGCCGAAGCCGATGCCAGCAGCCTGGGCCTCGCCTATTCCAATTATGCGATCACCATGAGCTTCTCGCTGTCGGACCCCTCGACCGTGATCTTCACGGTCGCTGACAGCAACATGGCACTCGACACCGCCAACAGTGTGGCGCGGGAGAATTCGCTGTTCGCGCGCTTCCCCCTGCGGCTGACCGGGCTGATGGCCACCCCCGACCCGGCGGTGACCGGCGGACCGCCATCGACCCGCGACCCCGACGCGGCCGGCTTCGTCTCGATTTCCGCCCCCATTCAGCAGGGCAAGCTGACCCAGCCCTGGTACGGGCTGGTTTACGAGGTGGAACTGGGCACGCTGGGCGCGCTTGCCGGATCGGTGGGGCTGACCGTGCGGCTGCTGGCGGCGTGGAGCCCGGCCGGTGGCGAGAAGGGCCTGCCCGCGATCTATTTCGGTGTGGCCCTGCCGGGCGTGGAGCGGATGCTGGGCGTCAGCCTGCCCTTGCAGGGCATTCTGGATATCGGCTTCCGGACCATCCAGTTCACCACCTATACCGACGGGCAGAACCGCCGCCAGTATCTGATGCGGCTGCGGGATTTCGGCCTGCATGTCCTGGGCCTGTCGTTCCCGCCCGGCCATAACGACATCACCCTGTTCGGCAACCCCGACCAGACATCGAACACCAAGCTCGGCTGGTATGCGGCTTACGATAACGGCAAGGGCAAGGACGAGGGGAACAAGACCGCCGCCAACGCCGCCGCCCTGCCCGCGCCGCGCGGCACCACCGCGGCACGCCTGCCCCGCCGACGGCTGCCCACCGACGAGGCCCGCCAGATGATCCGCGCGGCCAGGCCGGCGCGCATCGCCGCCGCCCCACCCTGCGAGGAGACATCCGTCGACGACGGTTCCAGCGATGGGACCGCCGCCTGA
- a CDS encoding ComEC/Rec2 family competence protein yields the protein MTMTPTDQTDWTFDITAAARVTLNALWCDQGMAHMLLANEHEDEFIPDVIALFDFGATLNFITSVLKPAIAAPAVKSVVEALQSQRIGDRVPKLDLVMVSHQDDDHWRLLTYLMDELERIELPYTVGKIVYAGSDWGQSALNVLTRLATKTADADTDLVYFNTVTSSYKPANGTLGQMKNFGNIVIRTLAANTPSKFKAKSKERKNGSSAVMVIDYAGERIILPGDATWETMAAMNKILAAWTTSPVQPVTAMSAPHHGSLNTATQSNDAGNDSDLSELIAFTELTRPYSVIASAGIATSHKHPHAIVLKKLIKYAGSYAFPAHPVVYYDLVDAEFKRQDEVGANLYTTVLGLTAPVLVANWHFTVTPTHQTVVNATGFYGACKALVSVPDTESNLIEMLIEDDEDEATPIVIDSHNLTRRASHGTAGGVIARQRAARPARGLPAFAIQGGGRLARMATPADDSRFATSTRPRMVPPRRVQPVIARAG from the coding sequence ATGACGATGACGCCGACCGACCAGACCGACTGGACATTCGACATCACCGCCGCCGCGCGGGTGACGCTGAATGCGTTGTGGTGCGACCAGGGCATGGCGCACATGCTGCTGGCCAATGAGCATGAGGACGAGTTCATCCCCGACGTGATCGCGCTGTTCGATTTCGGGGCGACGCTGAACTTCATCACCAGCGTTCTGAAGCCGGCGATCGCGGCGCCGGCGGTGAAATCGGTGGTCGAGGCCCTGCAGAGCCAGCGGATCGGCGACCGCGTGCCCAAGCTCGATCTGGTGATGGTCAGCCATCAGGACGACGATCACTGGCGCCTGCTGACCTATCTGATGGACGAGCTGGAGCGCATCGAGCTGCCCTATACGGTCGGCAAGATCGTCTATGCCGGGTCGGACTGGGGCCAGAGCGCCTTGAACGTTCTGACCCGGCTGGCGACCAAGACCGCCGATGCCGACACCGATCTGGTCTATTTCAACACCGTCACCTCAAGCTACAAACCGGCGAACGGCACGCTGGGCCAGATGAAGAATTTCGGCAACATCGTCATCCGCACCCTGGCCGCCAACACGCCCAGTAAATTCAAGGCCAAGAGCAAGGAGCGCAAGAACGGCTCATCAGCCGTGATGGTGATCGATTATGCCGGCGAGCGGATCATTCTGCCGGGCGACGCGACCTGGGAAACCATGGCCGCGATGAACAAGATCCTCGCCGCCTGGACCACCAGCCCGGTGCAGCCGGTGACCGCGATGTCGGCGCCGCATCATGGCTCGCTGAACACGGCGACCCAGAGCAATGATGCCGGCAATGACAGCGACCTCAGCGAGCTGATCGCCTTCACCGAGCTGACCCGGCCATATTCGGTGATCGCCAGCGCCGGGATCGCGACATCACACAAGCATCCGCATGCGATCGTGCTGAAGAAGCTGATCAAATATGCCGGAAGCTATGCTTTCCCGGCGCATCCGGTGGTCTATTACGATCTGGTCGACGCGGAATTCAAACGCCAGGACGAGGTTGGCGCCAATCTGTACACCACAGTTCTGGGCCTGACGGCGCCGGTGCTGGTGGCCAACTGGCATTTCACTGTCACGCCCACCCATCAGACGGTGGTCAACGCCACCGGCTTTTATGGTGCCTGCAAGGCCCTGGTCAGCGTGCCAGACACCGAATCCAACCTCATCGAGATGCTGATCGAGGATGACGAGGACGAGGCGACGCCGATCGTGATCGACAGCCACAACCTCACCCGCCGCGCCAGCCATGGCACCGCCGGCGGTGTGATCGCGCGCCAGCGCGCGGCACGGCCGGCGCGGGGGCTGCCAGCCTTCGCGATCCAGGGCGGCGGACGGCTGGCCAGGATGGCGACACCGGCCGATGACAGCCGCTTCGCCACATCCACACGACCGCGCATGGTGCCGCCACGCCGCGTGCAACCGGTCATAGCGAGGGCCGGATGA
- a CDS encoding ComEC/Rec2 family competence protein, with product MAHLLRLYADAGTDPATAPADGLALFDFGSGGRALTMARDAHGMSPPVASVIAQLQRQMAAGSTPRLDLVLVSHQDGDHWLLLTELMNQVEALAIPLVVGHILKGGTLWAPDASAVITRLARYTADADTDLTYFTTNQSSYAVAGGNVVDTFALGDLKVRTMISNVASAKTSPSIRRNCASTVALLQLDRLAMILPGDATFETLAQCNAVLAQWQPYGSPLPWIYMMSAPHHGALATMNASTRAGEVDLAALDAFIAYTRPYSVIASAGTKNNHRHPRSIIILKMVRYAGFDEFPPHPLVTYGELAEDRFPMPVETDSEWRVIDRVRQNVYTTVLNLTTPGLTADWLFEMTLNSHSTEVRPFDAGAPGILNVPDTDPMTLVADLINAKQPHDNDMEDGLSRLNAMSRLDARSPETPSGVGAMADQIHSRFSRTMAPIRRVRPCATRKAG from the coding sequence ATGGCGCATCTGCTCCGGCTCTATGCCGATGCAGGAACCGATCCTGCGACCGCGCCGGCCGATGGTCTGGCGCTGTTCGACTTCGGCAGCGGCGGCCGCGCGCTGACCATGGCACGCGACGCCCATGGCATGTCACCGCCGGTGGCCTCGGTGATCGCGCAGCTTCAGCGCCAGATGGCGGCCGGCAGCACGCCGCGGCTGGATCTGGTGCTGGTCAGCCATCAGGACGGCGACCACTGGCTGCTGCTGACCGAGTTGATGAACCAGGTCGAGGCGCTGGCGATTCCGCTGGTGGTGGGCCACATCCTGAAAGGCGGCACGCTGTGGGCGCCTGATGCCAGCGCCGTGATCACCCGGCTGGCGCGCTATACGGCAGATGCCGATACGGATCTCACCTATTTCACCACCAATCAGTCCAGCTATGCCGTCGCCGGCGGCAATGTCGTCGACACCTTCGCGCTTGGCGACCTGAAGGTTCGAACGATGATCTCGAACGTCGCGAGCGCCAAGACAAGCCCGAGCATCCGGCGCAATTGCGCCTCGACGGTGGCCCTGCTTCAGCTCGACCGGCTGGCGATGATCCTGCCCGGCGATGCGACCTTCGAGACGCTGGCCCAATGCAACGCCGTTCTCGCACAATGGCAGCCCTATGGCTCGCCATTGCCCTGGATCTACATGATGTCCGCGCCCCATCACGGCGCGCTGGCCACGATGAATGCCAGCACCAGGGCGGGCGAGGTCGATCTGGCGGCGCTCGATGCCTTCATCGCCTATACCCGGCCCTATTCGGTGATCGCCAGCGCCGGCACCAAGAACAACCACCGCCACCCCCGATCGATCATCATCCTGAAGATGGTCCGCTATGCCGGCTTCGACGAGTTTCCGCCGCATCCGCTGGTGACCTATGGTGAACTGGCCGAGGATCGCTTTCCCATGCCGGTCGAGACCGACAGCGAATGGCGGGTCATCGACCGTGTGCGGCAGAACGTCTATACCACCGTGCTGAACCTGACCACGCCCGGCCTGACCGCCGACTGGCTGTTCGAGATGACGCTGAACAGCCACAGCACTGAAGTACGGCCCTTCGATGCCGGCGCCCCCGGCATCCTGAACGTGCCCGACACCGATCCGATGACCCTGGTCGCCGATCTGATCAATGCCAAACAGCCGCACGACAACGACATGGAGGACGGCCTGTCGCGGCTGAATGCCATGTCGCGGCTGGATGCCAGGTCGCCTGAGACACCGTCCGGTGTCGGCGCCATGGCCGATCAGATCCACAGCCGCTTCAGCAGGACCATGGCGCCAATCCGGCGCGTGCGCCCGTGCGCGACACGAAAGGCCGGCTGA
- a CDS encoding ComEC/Rec2 family competence protein, translated as MRDTKGRLIMAVGRASMDGLWCGQGMAHLLRLYGHRYDNPATTAANMIALFDAGNRGYGLSESKETLGVTPPVKTIVDALALQQAQGKTPRLDLVLLSHQDEDHWTLINEMLDQVKARDIPLEVGRVIAGGTEWGSGAKAAIKRLVDLIPGENPQAQYYFTNATDYGDPLTGATTTIALDDVLVRTIIANTPSTVSKKNGTSAVVVVQLGGLGYVLPGDATFQTLAMANTKLKAWPSTPLPSVYMMSAPHHGALTTMTKKKDGDNSDLGELIEFVDLTRPYSVFASAGVFNSHKHPYLIILTTLAKYAGSHEFPDPHDVIAYDGGQDRWLLLEDSVQNVYTTLTGLTDPLPTADWLFDINDQGHFGTSARFFEAGVQAIIGVPQTNATEMVDEGGGGGGGDDDTPPPLLLARDVLPGIERGFTVRPASILDSRVDARGRIALPRNIHLTGPAGAPLPPPRRVRPATHAPGGRAGGSGSSEELAR; from the coding sequence GTGCGCGACACGAAAGGCCGGCTGATCATGGCGGTGGGGCGGGCGTCCATGGACGGGTTGTGGTGCGGCCAAGGTATGGCGCATCTGCTGCGGCTGTATGGTCATCGCTATGACAACCCGGCAACGACGGCGGCGAACATGATCGCGCTGTTCGACGCCGGCAATCGCGGTTATGGCCTGAGCGAGTCGAAGGAGACCCTTGGGGTCACCCCCCCGGTCAAGACCATCGTCGACGCGCTGGCGCTGCAACAGGCGCAGGGCAAGACCCCGCGCCTGGATCTAGTGCTGCTTAGCCATCAGGACGAAGACCACTGGACCCTGATCAACGAAATGCTCGATCAGGTGAAGGCGCGCGACATCCCGCTTGAGGTGGGGCGGGTGATTGCCGGCGGCACCGAATGGGGCTCTGGCGCCAAGGCCGCGATCAAGCGGCTGGTCGATCTGATACCGGGGGAGAACCCGCAGGCTCAGTATTATTTCACCAACGCCACCGATTATGGCGACCCGCTGACCGGTGCCACCACGACGATCGCGCTGGACGATGTTCTGGTCCGCACCATCATCGCCAACACGCCATCGACGGTCAGCAAGAAGAACGGCACCTCGGCGGTGGTGGTGGTTCAGCTTGGCGGGCTTGGCTATGTCCTGCCGGGGGATGCCACCTTTCAGACCCTCGCCATGGCCAACACCAAGCTGAAGGCATGGCCTTCGACGCCACTGCCCTCGGTCTACATGATGTCGGCGCCGCATCACGGCGCGCTGACCACCATGACCAAGAAGAAGGACGGCGACAACAGCGATCTCGGCGAGCTGATCGAGTTCGTCGACCTGACCCGGCCCTATTCCGTCTTCGCCAGCGCCGGCGTGTTCAATTCGCACAAGCACCCGTATCTGATCATTCTGACCACCCTGGCCAAGTATGCCGGATCCCATGAATTTCCCGACCCGCATGACGTGATCGCCTATGACGGTGGCCAGGACAGATGGCTTCTGCTGGAGGATTCCGTTCAGAATGTCTACACCACGCTGACCGGCCTGACCGACCCGCTGCCGACCGCCGACTGGCTGTTCGACATCAACGACCAGGGCCATTTCGGCACCAGCGCGCGCTTCTTCGAGGCCGGGGTTCAGGCGATCATCGGCGTGCCGCAGACCAACGCCACCGAAATGGTGGACGAGGGCGGTGGTGGCGGCGGCGGCGATGACGACACTCCGCCGCCGCTGCTGCTGGCCCGCGATGTTCTGCCCGGCATTGAACGCGGCTTCACCGTCCGCCCGGCCAGCATCCTGGACAGCCGCGTCGATGCACGCGGCCGCATCGCCCTGCCGCGCAATATACACCTGACCGGCCCGGCCGGCGCGCCGCTGCCGCCGCCCCGCCGCGTGCGGCCGGCCACCCATGCTCCAGGTGGGCGTGCCGGCGGATCGGGTTCATCGGAGGAATTGGCGCGATGA
- a CDS encoding MBL fold metallo-hydrolase: MTTARMTMSALWCDQGMAHMLQMYDTIDAQAPSQIVLIDFGAETMFKSSVLKLNLSAPAVTKVVEALFLQQQAGLEPKLDYVLITHQDTDHWSLLNYLMDAVDEIELPMKVGAIIYGGSDWGAGALATVNRLATYGVGGTAPITVLKSNVTDYADANGTVGSLVTIGDVVLRILIANAPIAKSSSAALRKNGTSAVVVIDYMAERMILPGDATWETLAAANTLLGAWTASPVQPVRVISAPHHGSLATMTPKNEGTDSNLEQLTTFTDLVRPEAVVASAGYGNSFKHPYLIILKVLGKYAGKNALGPHKVVVYRIDTSDWQLYSDITKNIYTTVISLTSPVEVADYLFTRSAFGFFTEAFGFLGPSKAIVSVPSTQVQVLGSAMSTAMDEESKDDGGDGSLSGDTRRLARFAATTRPIAARLTIGRYLPPPRRVVPACLAAATSAPAPAPAR; this comes from the coding sequence ATGACCACAGCCCGCATGACCATGTCGGCGCTCTGGTGCGACCAGGGCATGGCGCACATGCTGCAGATGTACGACACCATCGATGCCCAGGCGCCCAGCCAGATCGTGCTGATCGATTTCGGCGCCGAGACGATGTTCAAATCCTCGGTGCTGAAGCTCAACCTGTCGGCACCCGCCGTCACCAAGGTGGTCGAGGCGCTGTTCCTTCAGCAGCAGGCGGGGCTGGAGCCCAAGCTGGATTATGTGCTGATCACTCATCAGGACACCGACCACTGGTCGCTGCTCAATTATCTGATGGATGCGGTCGACGAGATCGAACTGCCGATGAAGGTGGGCGCGATCATCTATGGCGGCAGCGACTGGGGCGCCGGCGCCCTGGCCACCGTCAACCGGCTGGCGACCTATGGTGTCGGCGGTACCGCGCCGATCACGGTGCTGAAGAGCAATGTCACCGATTACGCCGATGCCAACGGCACCGTCGGCAGCCTGGTGACGATCGGCGACGTGGTGCTGCGCATTCTGATCGCCAATGCCCCGATCGCCAAATCGAGCAGTGCCGCCCTGCGCAAGAACGGCACCTCGGCGGTGGTGGTGATCGACTATATGGCCGAGCGCATGATCCTGCCCGGTGACGCGACCTGGGAGACGCTGGCCGCCGCCAACACCCTGCTCGGCGCCTGGACCGCGAGCCCGGTGCAGCCGGTGAGGGTGATCTCGGCGCCGCATCACGGATCGCTCGCCACCATGACGCCCAAGAACGAGGGCACCGACAGCAATCTGGAACAGTTGACCACCTTCACCGATCTGGTGCGGCCCGAGGCGGTGGTTGCCTCGGCCGGCTATGGCAACTCGTTCAAGCACCCGTATCTGATCATCCTGAAGGTGCTCGGCAAATATGCCGGCAAGAATGCGCTGGGACCGCACAAGGTGGTGGTCTATCGCATCGATACCTCGGACTGGCAGCTTTATAGCGACATCACCAAGAACATCTACACCACCGTCATCAGCCTGACCTCGCCGGTCGAGGTGGCCGATTATCTGTTCACGCGCAGCGCCTTCGGCTTCTTCACCGAAGCCTTCGGCTTCCTTGGCCCCAGCAAGGCGATCGTCAGCGTGCCCAGCACGCAGGTGCAGGTGCTGGGCAGTGCCATGTCGACCGCCATGGACGAAGAATCCAAGGATGACGGCGGCGATGGCAGCCTGTCGGGCGACACGCGACGCCTTGCCCGGTTTGCAGCCACCACCCGCCCCATCGCCGCCCGCCTCACCATCGGACGCTATCTGCCGCCGCCCCGCCGGGTTGTGCCCGCCTGCCTCGCCGCCGCCACCTCTGCTCCAGCCCCTGCCCCCGCCCGCTGA